AATTCATCATTGAACGCTGTCAGCATGCATCATTCACANTGGAGTCTGGTTGTTGAGGAGGACCACTTGCACTTGCCATCACAGTGGATTCTTGGGTAAGTGGAACATCTATTGGTGGAGCTTGGGTGCCTTGTGTTTGTTCAGAAGGAGATTGGGCAGTAGGTCTTTGTGGACAGCCTTTCTTGTTGTGACCANGCTCCTTACATATACCACATTTTTTTCTCTGACCACCCTTTCTTAACTCACTATCGTTCTTCTTCAATTCCCACTCCTCCAATCTTCGTTTCTTTTTGGGCCTTCCtgacattttcttcttctttggaggTAATATATCTGAATAGGGTGTTACCTCCCAGATATCTTGACCATTGATAGGGTAAATTATGCTGTTGTAAGTCTCTTCATAAGTGGACTTTCTATACCAGTGGGTTATGTAATCTTCAGCATTGATGTTTAGAAACTTCATTGATGTTATGGCATGCACACAAGGAATGCCAGTAATTGCCCACTTTCTACATGTGCAGTCCATGGTGTCCACA
This genomic stretch from Vigna radiata var. radiata cultivar VC1973A chromosome 7, Vradiata_ver6, whole genome shotgun sequence harbors:
- the LOC111241945 gene encoding uncharacterized protein LOC111241945, producing MWRAAVATHPQQWEAEMRNIKAINDEAFKYLLSIPPRYWSRSRFTPRSQCDTLVNNMSKAFNSVLVDSRSKPIISMLEDIRVYIMKRWAANKTKMIQYQASICPKVWSRFQKESSLVRYWLPRWSREKLFEVMHISQFGNQFVVNVDTMDCTCRKWAITGIPCVHAITSMKFLNINAEDYITHWYRKSTYEETYNSIIYPINGQDIWEVTPYSDILPPKKKKMSGRPKKKRRLEEWELKKNDSELRKGGQRKKCGICKEXGHNKKGCPQRPTAQSPSEQTQGTQAPPIDVPLTQESTVMASASGPPQQPDSXVNDAC